The Thermoplasma acidophilum DSM 1728 genome includes a window with the following:
- a CDS encoding Fic family protein, which translates to MEMNRMDVFSHASEMHFGFEFMHPFSDENGRVDH; encoded by the coding sequence ATGGAAATGAATCGCATGGATGTCTTCTCTCACGCTTCTGAAATGCATTTTGGTTTCGAATTCATGCATCCCTTCTCAGATGAAAACGGAAGAGTGGACCACTGA
- a CDS encoding replication factor C small subunit codes for MIEIWTEKYRPKSLSEIYGEDENIQKLKSFVEKKEIPHLLFAGSVGTGKTSTAIALAIELFGDSWKENMVEMNASNENGIDVIRNKIKDIARIKPSNPLGFKILFLDEADQLTAEAQAALRRTMEIYSETTRFIFSCNYSSKIIPPIQSRTVVMRFRPVPDEYISRKLQEIAKNEGFQIDEESMHALVEVSAGDMRKAINVLQAVYTSGEISPKKIYEIIGYASPEKIQKMISRAINGLFDEAREIVDGMLIYDGLSGIDIVRSLHSYVRSSMISPKQKIEIIKALADAEFRIVEGSNDRIQLDALIAKLAEIGSRTD; via the coding sequence ATGATTGAGATATGGACCGAGAAATACAGGCCTAAGAGCCTTTCTGAAATATACGGTGAAGACGAAAACATCCAGAAACTCAAGTCGTTTGTAGAGAAAAAGGAAATACCGCATCTGCTCTTCGCCGGATCAGTCGGCACTGGAAAAACGTCAACTGCAATTGCACTTGCCATAGAGCTCTTCGGCGACTCATGGAAGGAGAATATGGTGGAGATGAATGCATCCAATGAAAACGGCATAGACGTCATAAGAAATAAGATCAAGGATATAGCCAGGATCAAACCATCCAATCCACTCGGTTTCAAGATACTCTTTCTGGATGAAGCCGATCAGTTAACTGCCGAGGCACAGGCCGCACTTAGAAGGACAATGGAGATATACTCTGAAACGACAAGGTTCATCTTCTCATGCAATTATTCCTCGAAGATCATACCGCCCATACAGTCCAGGACCGTTGTTATGAGGTTCCGCCCTGTTCCTGACGAGTATATAAGCAGAAAGCTGCAGGAGATCGCGAAGAATGAGGGTTTTCAGATCGATGAGGAGAGCATGCATGCACTGGTCGAGGTTTCGGCCGGAGACATGAGAAAGGCCATAAACGTGCTTCAGGCCGTATACACTTCGGGAGAGATCTCTCCAAAGAAGATATACGAGATCATTGGATATGCCAGCCCGGAAAAGATCCAGAAGATGATATCCAGGGCGATCAACGGGCTGTTCGATGAGGCACGTGAGATCGTCGACGGCATGCTGATATACGATGGCCTGTCAGGAATAGACATAGTGAGAAGCCTGCATTCTTATGTCAGAAGCAGCATGATATCCCCGAAGCAGAAGATCGAGATAATAAAGGCGCTTGCAGATGCAGAGTTCAGGATAGTCGAAGGATCAAACGACAGGATACAGCTTGATGCCCTCATAGCGAAACTTGCAGAGATAGGCAGCAGGACAGACTAA
- a CDS encoding geranylgeranyl reductase family protein has translation MKDVIVIGAGPSGSFAAYRLAKAGFTVDILEEHREVGKPVECTGLVSQRVLKYVRTKSIAGTVRGANIFFPNGKSVHIEKDDPTIVLFRDAFDKDVAAMAIGAGSGIRINARALSVTEHDDHVTVRYRENGSIKEEDARIVIGADGINSVVRRDVYGMRQKHVVSTLQYDMASGIEDEDSVNVYLGSQYTHGFFGWAVPGGDIVRVGTGSYKASARPYMDNLSRRFGDNRTLGITGAGIPIRMAERLSSRRTVLVGDAGGIVKPLSGGGIYTGIFSSDVAANYVVEALESDSSEASLRKYDREIRNTIGKELKKDAMIQRIYSRISDRSFNRIYSMISNEKIIDVINRSGDIDYPSTVIIKVLLRNPGILYSMWK, from the coding sequence GTGAAGGACGTCATAGTGATAGGGGCAGGGCCATCAGGATCGTTTGCCGCATACAGGCTTGCAAAGGCCGGATTCACCGTTGATATCCTGGAAGAACACAGGGAGGTTGGCAAACCCGTGGAATGCACCGGCCTTGTATCACAGCGCGTCCTTAAGTATGTTCGCACAAAGAGCATCGCGGGTACGGTAAGGGGTGCAAACATATTTTTTCCAAATGGGAAGAGTGTTCACATAGAGAAGGACGATCCCACCATAGTCCTCTTCAGGGATGCTTTTGATAAGGATGTTGCGGCGATGGCAATCGGTGCCGGATCCGGCATCAGAATAAATGCAAGAGCCTTGTCCGTTACGGAGCATGACGATCACGTAACAGTCAGATACAGGGAAAATGGCAGCATTAAGGAGGAGGATGCCAGGATAGTGATCGGCGCCGATGGTATAAACAGCGTCGTGAGGCGCGATGTATACGGTATGAGGCAGAAGCATGTCGTTTCTACTCTGCAGTACGATATGGCATCAGGGATAGAGGATGAGGATTCCGTGAACGTTTACCTTGGATCGCAGTACACGCATGGCTTCTTTGGATGGGCAGTGCCTGGCGGTGACATTGTCAGAGTTGGCACTGGCAGCTATAAAGCGTCCGCCCGCCCGTACATGGATAACCTTTCCCGCAGGTTCGGAGACAACAGGACCCTCGGCATAACGGGAGCCGGGATACCCATAAGGATGGCCGAACGCCTCAGCTCGAGGCGGACAGTCCTCGTTGGAGATGCAGGGGGCATAGTTAAACCGCTCTCTGGGGGAGGCATATACACAGGCATATTCTCTTCGGATGTGGCAGCGAATTATGTTGTGGAGGCCCTCGAAAGCGATAGCAGTGAAGCATCCCTGAGAAAGTATGATAGAGAAATACGAAACACCATAGGTAAGGAGCTGAAGAAGGACGCAATGATCCAGCGTATATACTCAAGGATAAGCGACAGATCCTTCAACAGGATATACAGCATGATATCCAATGAAAAGATAATAGATGTAATAAACAGGAGCGGCGATATAGATTATCCTTCCACTGTGATAATTAAAGTACTTCTCAGAAATCCAGGCATACTGTATTCCATGTGGAAGTAG
- a CDS encoding ribosome biogenesis/translation initiation ATPase RLI — MHVAVLDRDKCHPKKCHHECQYYCPPVRNHVMAIDFPDPDGQPLISETLCIGCGICIRRCPFGAIKIVTLPDELNKEVLHRYGVNGFRIYSIPTISPGRVSAILGQNGLGKTTTLNILSGITVPNLGSYERPPSKEEVIEKFARTEMGAYFRGLYEQNKRAVLKNQYVDYIPKVVKGTIGEVLKKNDETGRYSDVVTQLNLENSVNKNVSECSGGELQRLAIGTVLEKDADIYLFDEMTSYLDINERLNASRIVQDLARKKTVIVVEHDLAILDWLADSVNIVYGDPGVYGIFSEPLSTNRAINAYLSGFLKEENVRIRSYPIEFEEKTSRRDKFTQDLISWTELKKTLGDFALEVSPGKIHRSEIVGILGKNALGKSTFIMMLAGVLNPDSGSISQNVRVSYKPQYISTSFDGSVSDLIRTSLGERSDDSFVKNEIFHPLSIEDIMENPVDGLSGGELQRLSIAITLARDADIYLLDEPSAHLDSSFRMVVAKVIRRVMENTKKTAMVVDHDIYLIDLISDSLIVFSGVPGSHGHSEGPMDMREGMNRFLKIVGVTFRRDQNSRRPRINKENSSLDRMQKEQNNYYYS; from the coding sequence ATGCATGTAGCTGTTCTCGATCGGGACAAGTGCCACCCGAAAAAATGCCATCATGAGTGCCAGTATTATTGCCCACCTGTCAGAAACCATGTAATGGCCATAGATTTTCCCGACCCGGATGGGCAGCCACTGATATCAGAAACGCTCTGCATAGGCTGTGGCATATGCATCAGGCGATGCCCGTTCGGTGCCATAAAGATCGTAACGCTTCCTGATGAATTGAACAAGGAGGTCCTGCACAGATACGGTGTTAATGGCTTCAGAATATATTCTATCCCAACCATTTCACCTGGCAGGGTATCCGCAATACTCGGGCAGAATGGCCTTGGAAAGACCACGACGCTCAACATACTTTCAGGCATAACCGTACCGAATCTGGGATCATACGAGAGGCCGCCATCAAAGGAAGAGGTCATTGAGAAATTCGCAAGAACCGAGATGGGAGCCTATTTCAGGGGGCTTTACGAGCAGAATAAGAGAGCGGTGCTGAAAAACCAGTACGTGGATTATATTCCCAAGGTGGTTAAGGGCACAATAGGGGAAGTGCTGAAAAAGAACGATGAGACAGGAAGGTACAGCGATGTCGTAACGCAGCTCAACCTGGAAAATTCTGTCAACAAGAATGTATCTGAATGCTCTGGCGGCGAGCTCCAGCGGCTGGCAATAGGGACGGTGCTTGAAAAAGACGCAGACATATACTTATTCGATGAGATGACCTCATACCTCGATATAAATGAGAGGCTCAATGCATCAAGGATAGTGCAGGATCTGGCCAGGAAGAAGACGGTAATAGTGGTGGAACACGATCTGGCCATACTCGACTGGCTGGCGGATTCCGTCAATATAGTGTATGGAGATCCGGGCGTCTACGGTATATTCTCTGAACCACTCTCAACTAACAGGGCGATAAATGCATACCTTTCAGGGTTTCTGAAGGAGGAAAATGTGCGCATAAGGAGCTATCCGATAGAGTTCGAGGAAAAGACCTCCAGGAGGGACAAATTCACGCAGGATCTCATCTCATGGACCGAACTGAAGAAGACGCTAGGCGATTTCGCCTTGGAGGTCTCGCCCGGAAAGATACACAGGAGCGAGATCGTGGGCATACTTGGTAAGAATGCACTTGGAAAGAGCACATTTATAATGATGCTTGCCGGCGTTCTCAATCCAGATTCCGGATCGATATCGCAGAACGTAAGGGTATCCTACAAGCCGCAGTACATATCGACATCCTTTGACGGATCTGTATCAGATCTCATAAGAACCTCGCTAGGTGAACGATCGGATGATTCATTCGTCAAGAATGAGATCTTCCACCCACTCAGCATAGAGGATATAATGGAGAATCCTGTTGATGGCCTTTCTGGGGGCGAGCTCCAGAGGCTTTCCATTGCCATAACGCTGGCAAGGGACGCTGACATATACCTGCTTGATGAACCATCAGCGCACCTTGATTCCTCATTCAGAATGGTGGTTGCCAAGGTCATAAGGAGAGTCATGGAGAACACGAAGAAGACCGCCATGGTCGTCGATCATGATATCTACCTAATAGACCTCATATCCGACAGCCTGATAGTTTTCTCCGGTGTACCAGGGTCCCACGGGCATTCCGAAGGCCCCATGGACATGCGTGAAGGCATGAACAGGTTCCTCAAGATCGTCGGTGTAACCTTCAGGAGGGATCAGAACTCGAGGAGACCCAGGATAAACAAGGAGAACAGCAGCCTGGACAGAATGCAGAAGGAACAGAACAATTATTATTATTCGTGA
- the glnA gene encoding type I glutamate--ammonia ligase, with protein MPEDLVSKTLKRIEEDKVEFLQMQFTDIIGNVKSLTVPKNRFENALTEGVVFDGSSVAGYAQIEESDMRAIPNLESYTLLPDEFGKNKIARFVCSVYSPDGTRFPGDPRYVLERILDQVHKEGNEFFVGPEFEFFLFKRDEHGNPTTEPSDYGGYFDNTPLDSASDIRQQIMKELYDLGYQPEAAHHEVAYGQQEVDLRYAPALKMADRIVMLKSIIKNIAERNGLYASFMPKPINGVNGSGMHIHQSIMSADEKTNRFYDKNAKYGLSDYAMHYLGGILKYINEASAVLASTVNSYKRLIPGYEAPVYISWANKNRSALVRIPAGEGVRKRMELRCPDPAGNPYLQFAVVLGMGLEGIKNRIEPPEPVEKDIFHMTPEERQAEGIMSMPESLGEALHHLRSSKLMRNVLGDHVYENFITVKQREWDQFRSYVGEWEIKRYLPTL; from the coding sequence ATGCCAGAGGATCTTGTTTCTAAAACGCTGAAAAGAATTGAGGAGGATAAAGTAGAATTTTTGCAGATGCAGTTCACAGATATAATCGGGAATGTAAAGAGCCTGACAGTGCCGAAGAACAGGTTCGAAAATGCGCTGACAGAAGGCGTTGTATTTGATGGGAGCTCTGTTGCAGGATACGCACAGATAGAAGAGAGCGATATGCGTGCCATTCCGAACCTCGAGAGCTATACCCTTCTGCCGGACGAGTTCGGAAAAAACAAGATTGCCAGGTTTGTATGTAGTGTTTATTCACCAGACGGCACAAGGTTTCCAGGTGACCCTAGATACGTACTGGAACGCATACTCGACCAAGTTCACAAGGAAGGCAACGAGTTCTTCGTTGGCCCTGAATTTGAGTTCTTCCTGTTCAAGCGGGACGAGCATGGAAACCCAACCACAGAACCCAGCGATTACGGGGGATACTTTGACAATACCCCGCTTGATTCTGCAAGCGACATAAGGCAGCAGATAATGAAGGAGCTGTACGATCTTGGCTACCAGCCAGAGGCAGCGCATCACGAGGTTGCCTATGGGCAGCAGGAGGTGGATCTCAGATACGCCCCAGCTCTCAAAATGGCAGACAGGATCGTCATGCTCAAGAGCATAATCAAAAATATAGCCGAAAGAAACGGTCTCTATGCATCATTCATGCCGAAGCCAATAAACGGCGTTAACGGATCTGGTATGCACATACACCAGAGCATAATGAGCGCTGACGAAAAGACGAACAGGTTCTATGACAAGAACGCGAAGTACGGCCTGAGCGATTACGCAATGCATTATCTCGGTGGAATTCTGAAATACATAAACGAGGCTTCTGCCGTACTTGCATCAACGGTAAACTCCTACAAGAGGCTCATACCTGGATACGAAGCCCCAGTCTACATATCATGGGCAAACAAGAACAGATCCGCGCTGGTAAGGATACCTGCCGGTGAAGGTGTCAGAAAGAGGATGGAGCTCAGATGCCCGGATCCTGCAGGCAATCCATACCTCCAGTTCGCAGTAGTACTTGGGATGGGCCTTGAGGGCATAAAGAACAGAATAGAACCGCCGGAACCTGTCGAGAAGGATATATTCCATATGACGCCGGAGGAGAGGCAGGCCGAAGGCATAATGTCCATGCCAGAGAGCCTTGGGGAGGCCCTTCATCACCTGAGATCCAGCAAGCTGATGAGAAACGTTCTCGGAGACCACGTTTACGAGAACTTCATAACAGTAAAGCAGAGGGAATGGGATCAGTTCAGATCCTATGTCGGAGAATGGGAGATAAAGAGATACCTGCCAACTCTGTGA
- a CDS encoding PIN domain-containing protein — protein sequence MPYADTDFFIAIANSDDRLNSWAIKVLEKYEGQIYTSLLTLVELALVSVRKGVPVEGMFASVLSIAELRGATKSSALAAAHLIDHEKSGVFDSFHASLCGGEIISSDHIYEKLGVKRSGSNYL from the coding sequence ATGCCATACGCGGATACAGATTTCTTCATTGCTATTGCGAATTCAGATGATAGATTGAACTCTTGGGCAATCAAAGTATTGGAGAAGTACGAAGGTCAAATTTATACCTCTCTTCTCACATTGGTGGAGCTCGCGCTTGTAAGCGTCAGGAAAGGAGTTCCTGTGGAAGGAATGTTTGCCAGTGTCTTATCCATTGCTGAGCTGAGAGGCGCTACCAAGTCAAGTGCATTGGCAGCAGCTCACCTAATAGATCACGAAAAAAGTGGAGTATTTGACTCTTTCCATGCCTCACTGTGCGGAGGAGAAATAATAAGCTCAGATCACATTTACGAAAAATTAGGTGTGAAGAGAAGTGGTTCCAATTATCTTTAA
- a CDS encoding PadR family transcriptional regulator, with the protein MMFGGMRGPWGHHVYHSRGFVGIRYWILRILSEGEKTGAEIMSTMESITMGRWRPSPGAVYPLLRDMEEEGYVKSTERDNKKYYSLQEKGREMLNMLGAGSFFGRDVETHGIDETIDRIDDYISYLKDNREQIRSSQISIEKLKRLKAEIDSIIG; encoded by the coding sequence ATGATGTTTGGAGGAATGAGGGGCCCGTGGGGCCATCATGTATACCACTCTAGGGGTTTCGTCGGAATCAGATACTGGATCCTGAGGATACTCTCGGAGGGTGAAAAGACCGGAGCGGAGATCATGTCAACGATGGAGAGCATCACCATGGGAAGGTGGAGGCCTTCTCCGGGTGCTGTGTATCCCCTGCTCAGAGACATGGAGGAGGAGGGATACGTGAAGAGCACCGAGAGGGACAACAAGAAGTACTATTCGCTTCAGGAGAAGGGCAGGGAGATGCTGAATATGCTAGGTGCAGGATCCTTCTTCGGCAGGGATGTCGAAACGCACGGCATAGATGAAACGATAGACCGCATAGATGATTACATAAGCTATCTCAAGGATAATCGTGAGCAGATCAGATCTTCGCAGATCTCCATAGAAAAACTAAAAAGGTTAAAAGCTGAAATAGACTCGATAATAGGCTGA
- a CDS encoding DEAD/DEAH box helicase family protein — translation MIIQPREYQLNVFKNSIGQNTLIVMPTGLGKTIIAAMFIEKFYGEKKRSLMVAPTKPLVLQHARTIADSTGISENEIGVFTGEIDAEERELIWVTKKIFVSTPQVVFNDMRSGILDITKFDLIIFDEAHRAVGNYAYVDIAQEYLKYKKKLIIGLTASPGSSREKIDEIMANLGISKVIAKTEMDEDVRKYVKTIDVKLIKIREPDGTKEIVNMIDAVMSKLLEPVKSSNFSIGRSRKDLVATMQKVINSAKEDRSLFQLVRRITAAIRLDYLKEYIETQGIDVALHYLEEMEKSQDPGIRRAISMLSSLDEFATLRTKLMLAADGYTNPKMEKTLSIMESNVHGNARAIVFTHYRITSDLLMDYIQKNGTSLKPVRFIGQADRGSDEGLSQDQQKKIIEDFKNNVYNVLIATSIAEEGLDIPDTDFVIFYEAVPSEIRYIQRKGRTGRSRNGQVYILVFENSRDMAYYYSSIRKVSRMTQTIEDLRQESGSDEKEEKSDVQKTIFDF, via the coding sequence GTGATTATTCAGCCCAGGGAATATCAATTAAACGTATTTAAAAATTCAATAGGCCAGAACACGCTGATAGTCATGCCCACGGGCCTGGGCAAAACCATAATTGCAGCTATGTTCATAGAGAAATTTTATGGCGAGAAGAAGAGGAGCCTGATGGTTGCTCCGACCAAACCGCTTGTTCTTCAGCATGCCAGAACCATAGCTGATTCCACCGGAATAAGTGAAAATGAAATAGGGGTGTTTACAGGAGAGATAGATGCCGAGGAACGTGAACTGATATGGGTGACGAAGAAGATATTCGTATCCACGCCACAGGTTGTCTTCAACGATATGAGATCCGGCATTCTTGATATAACGAAGTTCGATCTGATAATCTTCGATGAGGCCCACCGTGCAGTGGGAAACTATGCCTATGTTGACATAGCCCAGGAATATCTGAAATACAAAAAGAAGCTAATAATAGGCCTCACCGCTAGCCCCGGCAGCAGCAGAGAGAAGATAGACGAGATAATGGCCAATCTTGGAATATCGAAGGTGATAGCGAAGACAGAGATGGATGAAGACGTTCGCAAATACGTCAAGACCATAGACGTGAAGCTCATCAAGATCCGGGAGCCAGACGGAACTAAGGAAATAGTTAACATGATAGATGCGGTGATGTCCAAGCTCCTGGAACCGGTCAAGAGCAGCAACTTCAGCATCGGCCGGTCAAGGAAGGATCTGGTTGCCACCATGCAGAAGGTCATAAACTCTGCAAAGGAAGATCGCAGCCTGTTCCAGCTTGTTCGCCGGATCACGGCTGCAATACGCCTTGATTATCTCAAGGAGTACATAGAGACCCAGGGCATAGACGTTGCACTTCACTACCTTGAGGAGATGGAGAAAAGCCAGGATCCGGGAATAAGACGGGCCATATCCATGCTCTCTTCTCTGGACGAGTTTGCCACTCTCCGGACGAAATTAATGCTGGCGGCTGATGGATACACCAATCCAAAAATGGAGAAGACGCTATCAATAATGGAATCCAACGTCCACGGTAATGCCAGGGCAATAGTGTTCACGCATTACAGGATAACCTCGGATCTGCTGATGGATTACATACAGAAGAATGGCACATCCCTGAAGCCGGTGCGCTTTATAGGGCAGGCAGACCGTGGATCGGACGAGGGCCTATCACAGGATCAGCAGAAAAAGATCATTGAGGATTTCAAGAACAATGTGTACAATGTTCTGATAGCCACAAGCATAGCGGAGGAGGGGCTGGACATACCGGATACGGACTTCGTAATATTCTATGAGGCCGTACCGTCCGAGATAAGGTATATACAGAGGAAGGGAAGGACAGGGAGAAGCAGGAACGGCCAGGTGTACATACTGGTCTTTGAGAACTCCAGAGATATGGCATACTACTACAGCAGCATAAGGAAAGTTTCGCGCATGACCCAGACAATAGAGGATCTGAGGCAGGAATCCGGTTCAGATGAAAAAGAGGAGAAGAGCGATGTTCAGAAAACAATATTCGACTTTTAG
- the tgtA gene encoding tRNA guanosine(15) transglycosylase TgtA produces the protein MKIEERDGLARIAKFETPHGPIETPTVLPVINPNIMNITPQEMKPLGLQGIITNSYIILRTPELRERALREGLHSLIGYDGPIMTDSGTFQSYVYGSIEFNNREVVDFQRRIGSDISTILDVFTTPGTPKPEAEKAVIETYNRMLEVNDEEGIIAGPVQGGVYPDLRQKSAELMNSTNAGYHPIGGVVPLLETYDYSTLVDIIINSKINLSFNKPVHLFGGGHPMFFAFSVYLGVDLFDSASYIKYAKDDRLIYPDGTRDLARITELPQWSPLYDRYTVKEIRDLDKERRSLEIARHNLKAIFMEISEIKERIYEEGLAQYVAQKARSHPSLMKAYSRIMSYSNILEKYEDLSKKTAYFFYDSFSTRNPYVSRINRFTESYLSSNKKDTYAFTYRAWNPGYTNSEFVRDVYQKIDCNALISWSGTFVPAELENTYPIEQTVSSGFEPDPDFSRAKDLIAPFRVDMYKGEKFEGEQVRSFNLNKIRMVADYQFGSGVGRMIFRDDVRINVSKTGRIRGILSKEGRQIATMRNDGFFTLTYYGASLIHSQLKPPAMRVTVSKESAEYNAKGYSVFFKFILGSDENIIAKNDVLVVDEDDVLAAVGKAMVSGRELREYTEGIAVKVHEGRDQSEK, from the coding sequence ATGAAGATAGAGGAAAGGGACGGCCTTGCAAGGATAGCCAAGTTCGAAACGCCACACGGACCCATAGAGACACCCACGGTTCTGCCCGTTATAAATCCAAACATAATGAACATAACCCCGCAGGAAATGAAGCCCCTCGGCCTTCAGGGCATAATAACCAACAGCTACATAATCCTGAGGACGCCGGAACTTAGGGAAAGGGCACTCAGGGAAGGGCTGCATTCCCTGATAGGATATGACGGGCCAATAATGACCGATTCTGGCACATTCCAGAGCTACGTTTACGGTTCAATCGAGTTCAACAACAGGGAGGTCGTTGACTTCCAGCGAAGGATAGGGAGCGACATTTCAACCATCCTCGACGTTTTCACCACACCCGGGACGCCAAAGCCTGAGGCAGAGAAGGCAGTCATCGAGACATACAACAGGATGCTCGAGGTGAACGACGAAGAGGGCATCATAGCCGGGCCTGTGCAGGGCGGCGTGTATCCGGATCTGAGGCAGAAATCGGCCGAGCTGATGAATTCGACAAACGCCGGATACCATCCCATAGGCGGCGTTGTCCCCCTCCTGGAGACCTATGACTATTCAACGCTTGTGGACATAATAATCAATTCGAAGATCAATCTCAGCTTCAACAAGCCTGTTCATCTCTTTGGCGGTGGCCATCCAATGTTCTTTGCATTTTCCGTGTATCTCGGAGTTGATCTGTTCGACTCAGCTTCGTATATCAAGTATGCCAAGGATGACAGGCTAATATACCCTGACGGAACAAGGGATCTTGCACGCATAACAGAACTGCCACAGTGGAGCCCGCTGTACGATAGGTACACCGTAAAGGAGATCAGGGATCTTGACAAGGAAAGGCGAAGCCTTGAGATCGCCAGGCATAACCTGAAGGCCATATTCATGGAGATATCCGAGATAAAGGAACGCATATATGAGGAGGGCCTGGCGCAGTACGTGGCGCAGAAAGCAAGATCCCATCCAAGCCTGATGAAGGCTTACTCTAGGATCATGTCGTATTCCAATATACTTGAGAAGTACGAGGATCTTTCCAAGAAGACAGCCTATTTCTTTTACGATTCTTTCTCAACGAGGAATCCATATGTGTCCAGGATCAACAGGTTCACAGAATCCTATCTTTCTTCGAATAAGAAGGACACGTACGCGTTCACATACAGGGCATGGAATCCGGGTTACACAAATTCCGAATTCGTCAGGGACGTGTACCAGAAGATAGACTGCAACGCCCTCATATCCTGGTCCGGAACATTTGTACCTGCAGAACTGGAAAATACATATCCGATAGAGCAGACGGTCAGCTCCGGCTTTGAGCCTGATCCTGATTTTTCAAGGGCAAAGGATCTTATAGCTCCCTTCAGGGTTGATATGTACAAGGGCGAGAAATTTGAGGGAGAACAGGTTAGGAGCTTCAACCTCAACAAGATAAGGATGGTTGCTGACTACCAGTTCGGTTCAGGCGTCGGCAGGATGATCTTCAGGGACGATGTCAGGATAAATGTCTCCAAAACCGGCAGGATAAGGGGCATACTGTCAAAGGAGGGCAGGCAGATCGCGACGATGCGCAACGATGGCTTTTTCACGCTGACCTATTATGGGGCCTCTCTGATCCATTCACAGCTCAAGCCTCCCGCCATGAGGGTCACCGTGTCGAAGGAGAGCGCCGAGTACAATGCCAAGGGTTATAGCGTGTTCTTCAAATTCATACTTGGTTCAGACGAGAACATAATTGCGAAGAATGATGTTCTTGTTGTGGACGAGGATGATGTCCTGGCCGCCGTCGGAAAGGCCATGGTATCCGGAAGGGAGCTCAGGGAGTACACGGAAGGCATAGCTGTAAAGGTACATGAGGGCAGAGATCAATCAGAGAAATAG
- a CDS encoding DMT family transporter — MDRKDAIYLALLIFVTFIWGVTFPMIKDVFAYLSPVSFLAVRFAVASLIFLPFVYRKLIQTNRNTIKYGVVAGIFLFIAYYLQTVGLKYTEPALSGTITGIYVVFVPIISYLYLKRRVMRIEVYSSVFAFLGLVLMSYSGLHNLAIESGDILTFIAAIFYAMQLVYISKYASNVDPLVFSFLQIVVVGVLSLAFMPTDMYPIVFSYYALFVIVFTAIFATFLATYVYVSALSRMNVTKVGVILIGEPIFADITSIFLFNEPVGPIEILGICIMIVSIGVISYFSD; from the coding sequence ATGGATAGAAAGGATGCAATTTACCTGGCGCTGCTGATATTCGTTACGTTCATCTGGGGCGTCACGTTCCCAATGATCAAGGATGTATTTGCCTATCTCTCCCCAGTATCATTTCTGGCCGTGCGTTTCGCAGTAGCCTCCCTCATCTTCCTGCCATTCGTTTACAGGAAACTGATCCAGACAAACAGAAATACTATAAAGTACGGTGTGGTGGCCGGCATATTTCTCTTCATAGCCTACTACCTTCAGACAGTTGGCCTCAAGTACACGGAGCCTGCATTATCCGGCACGATAACCGGAATATATGTTGTATTCGTACCCATCATATCCTACCTTTACCTGAAGCGCAGGGTCATGAGGATCGAGGTATATTCTTCCGTATTCGCCTTTCTGGGGCTTGTCCTGATGTCCTACAGCGGCCTGCACAACCTTGCCATAGAATCAGGAGATATACTGACATTCATCGCAGCCATATTCTATGCGATGCAGCTTGTATACATATCCAAATACGCTTCCAATGTGGACCCGCTGGTTTTCTCATTCCTGCAGATCGTCGTGGTCGGAGTGCTGTCCCTTGCATTCATGCCAACTGACATGTATCCGATCGTGTTCTCATACTACGCCCTCTTCGTCATAGTATTCACCGCAATATTCGCCACATTCCTTGCGACGTACGTTTACGTTTCGGCTCTGTCCAGAATGAACGTGACAAAGGTTGGCGTAATACTGATAGGAGAGCCCATATTCGCAGATATAACTTCCATATTCCTCTTCAACGAGCCGGTCGGCCCTATAGAGATTCTTGGCATATGCATAATGATAGTTTCAATAGGTGTGATATCCTATTTCTCTGATTGA